The proteins below come from a single Mercenaria mercenaria strain notata chromosome 3, MADL_Memer_1, whole genome shotgun sequence genomic window:
- the LOC123523999 gene encoding uncharacterized protein LOC123523999 isoform X1, with amino-acid sequence MENDIDDQNQPDGDRQSEPNFPTDQTMTSQKKHRCNKSFFIALSLVLVILGVYTIHYRPNSAKSAAEKQHADWLNHMTRERDLQNDTVGYRHYERHEVTQSGTQTGQGQAPISMVMPSNIDEDLHRARTPGVQLQYIPENASSTNKLIEMKLDQTQFNREDDEKDDYKQDNGGDVDDYGSNNKVDKGENKVTSIGQYDRNTMTTATVLGLQSSNVQNAPELQSNEQTKPSVAPGYQTIVQTAPDTAPGYQSNLQNEPAKAPGFQFSLQNESTTAPALQSNVQNESAIAPGLQSNVQNGLQLKPESVSNYTKTNTIQMQLGPGDYVKPGVSEYKNPATRSGYMVDSNVPSYNVGLNNKPVLSQQNPEMNKGVAYGSVLSDTNVQLPNINAQNGIIGDRYRLSQTYQNKYDTLEKNVAQPLLDNGVNRALQEQRGTTATPYTLSQLLERRMSLHKVLKDMQDIVDYGRPATDEENKKPWNVDENRNHFYDVNDKKDLFANLEMQINIEAEPVTGTKPMRPPFKSRIEYPDYLTPINWATSFENVKTPIFECVPMKTIKSYIRICIHPPAVQSEVSSRLKSAASWEYNALMDVQKALLEHRDSILIDIGASFGVFSLAAAALNRNVIAVEPFPSHIQVFKQSVSLNTFREHITLFQAVVSDRRGKVLIKPLGDHVNNVYIQTVEDNEQATNYTLVVNSVTLDDIEKVCPSRIAVLKIDVPGFMKKALEYSHFFFKYIHVTHVFMHWDTQDKELCLFIVRYFVERGYLPYGDLNGNNHLELKDAYTWTNDIVIWKL; translated from the exons ATG GAAAACGACATAGACGATCAGAACCAACCTGACGGTGATAGACAGTCTGAACCAAATTTTCCAACCGATCAAACAATGACTTCACAAAAGAAACATAGATGTAATAAGTCGTTCTTTATTGCACTGTCTTTAGTCCTAGTTATTCTCGGTGTATACACTATCCACTACAGACCAAACAGTGCAAAGAGTGCGGCTGAAAAGCAGCATGCTGACTGGTTAAATCATATGACGAGAGAAAGAGATCTCCAAAACGATactgtaggttacagacattatGAAAGACATGAAGTGACACAATCAGGCACACAGACAGGACAAGGTCAAGCCCCGATCAGTATGGTTATGCCTTCTAATATTGATGAGGATCTGCACAGAGCACGAACTCCCGGTGTGCAACTTCAATATATACCTGAAAATGCTAGTTCtacaaataaattaattgaaatgaagTTGGATCAAACCCAGTTCAATAGAGAAGATGATGAGAAAGATGATTACAAACAAGACAACGGTGGTGATGTGGATGATTATGGTAGCAACAATAAGGTCGATAAAGGTGAAAACAAAGTAACAAGTATTGGGCAGTATGACAGGAACACAATGACCACTGCCACAGTACTTGGATTACAATCATCAAATGTACAAAATGCACCTGAATTACAATCAAATGAACAAACTAAACCCTCTGTAGCGCCTGGATATCAAACAATTGTACAAACCGCACCTGATACAGCACCCGGATATCAAtctaatttacaaaatgaacCTGCTAAAGCACCTGGATTTCAATTCAGTTTACAAAATGAATCTACTACAGCACCTGCATTGCAGtcaaatgtacaaaatgaatCTGCCATAGCCCCTGGATTACAATCTAATGTACAAAATGGACTACAGCTAAAACCTGAATCAGTTAGCAACTATACAAAGACAAATACTATTCAAATGCAACTTGGACCAGGCGACTATGTTAAGCCAGGTGTTTCCGAGTACAAAAATCCCGCAACAAGATCTGGATATATGGTAGACAGTAATGTTCCCTCATACAATGTTGGACTGAATAACAAGCCTGTACTAAGTCAACAGAATCCTGAAATGAATAAAGGTGTTGCATATGGTAGTGTTCTCTCAGATACAAATGTACAGCTTCCAAATATTAACGCTCAAAATGGTATAATTGGAGACAGATATAGACTTTCACAAACTTACCAGAACAAATATGATACATTAGAAAAGAATGTTGCGCAACCATTATTAGACAATGGCGTAAACAGAGCACTTCAAGAGCAGAGAGGTACCACTGCAACTCCATACACATTGTCTCAATTGCTTGAAAGGCGAATGAGTCTGCATAAAGTTCTTAAGGACATGCAGGATATTGTTGATTATGGAAGACCTGCAACTGATGAAGAGAATAAGAAACCCTGGAACGTTGATGAAAATAGGAATCATTTCTACGACGTCAATGATAAGAAAGACTTGTTTGCAAATTTAGAAATGCAGATAAATATCGAAGCAGAGCCAGTTACTGGAACTAAACCCATGAGACCACCGTTCAAATCCAGAATAGAATATCCTGATTATTTAACACCTATAAACTGGGCGACAAGTTTCGAAAATGTTAAGACCCCGATATTTGAATGTGTGcctatgaaaacaataaaatcgtATATCAGAATATGTATTCACCCACCAGCAGTACAGTCTGAAGTGTCAAGTAGACTGAAATCGGCAGCTTCCTGGGAATATAATGCCTTGATGGACGTACAGAAAGCGCTTTTAGAACATAGAGACTCTATACTAATTGATATTGGTGCGTCGTTTGGTGTTTTCAGTTTAGCTGCAGCTGCTTTAAATCGCAATGTCATTGCTGTGGAACCTTTCCCGTCGCATATACAGGTATTTAAGcaatcagtgtctttaaacacATTCCGGGAGCATATCACTCTCTTCCAGGCTGTCGTTTCGGACCGACGTGGGAAGGTTCTTATAAAACCTTTAGGAGATCACGTGAACAATGTTTACATACAGACTGTTGAAGATAATGAACAAGCAACGAATTATACGTTAGTGGTAAACAGTGTCACTTTAGATGATATTGAAAAGGTATGTCCATCTAGAATTGCTGTTCTCAAAATTGACGTGCCTGGTTTCATGAAGAAAGCTCTAGAATATTCGCATTTTTTCTTCAAGTATATCCATGTAACCCACGTGTTTATGCACTGGGATACTCAAGATAAAGAACTTTGTCTGTTTATTGTGAGGTATTTCGTCGAAAGAGGTTACCTACCGTATGGTGACCTCAACGGTAACAATCATTTAGAACTTAAAGATGCATATACCTGGACAAACGATATTGTGATTTGGAAACTTTGA
- the LOC123523999 gene encoding uncharacterized protein LOC123523999 isoform X2, producing the protein MTSQKKHRCNKSFFIALSLVLVILGVYTIHYRPNSAKSAAEKQHADWLNHMTRERDLQNDTVGYRHYERHEVTQSGTQTGQGQAPISMVMPSNIDEDLHRARTPGVQLQYIPENASSTNKLIEMKLDQTQFNREDDEKDDYKQDNGGDVDDYGSNNKVDKGENKVTSIGQYDRNTMTTATVLGLQSSNVQNAPELQSNEQTKPSVAPGYQTIVQTAPDTAPGYQSNLQNEPAKAPGFQFSLQNESTTAPALQSNVQNESAIAPGLQSNVQNGLQLKPESVSNYTKTNTIQMQLGPGDYVKPGVSEYKNPATRSGYMVDSNVPSYNVGLNNKPVLSQQNPEMNKGVAYGSVLSDTNVQLPNINAQNGIIGDRYRLSQTYQNKYDTLEKNVAQPLLDNGVNRALQEQRGTTATPYTLSQLLERRMSLHKVLKDMQDIVDYGRPATDEENKKPWNVDENRNHFYDVNDKKDLFANLEMQINIEAEPVTGTKPMRPPFKSRIEYPDYLTPINWATSFENVKTPIFECVPMKTIKSYIRICIHPPAVQSEVSSRLKSAASWEYNALMDVQKALLEHRDSILIDIGASFGVFSLAAAALNRNVIAVEPFPSHIQVFKQSVSLNTFREHITLFQAVVSDRRGKVLIKPLGDHVNNVYIQTVEDNEQATNYTLVVNSVTLDDIEKVCPSRIAVLKIDVPGFMKKALEYSHFFFKYIHVTHVFMHWDTQDKELCLFIVRYFVERGYLPYGDLNGNNHLELKDAYTWTNDIVIWKL; encoded by the coding sequence ATGACTTCACAAAAGAAACATAGATGTAATAAGTCGTTCTTTATTGCACTGTCTTTAGTCCTAGTTATTCTCGGTGTATACACTATCCACTACAGACCAAACAGTGCAAAGAGTGCGGCTGAAAAGCAGCATGCTGACTGGTTAAATCATATGACGAGAGAAAGAGATCTCCAAAACGATactgtaggttacagacattatGAAAGACATGAAGTGACACAATCAGGCACACAGACAGGACAAGGTCAAGCCCCGATCAGTATGGTTATGCCTTCTAATATTGATGAGGATCTGCACAGAGCACGAACTCCCGGTGTGCAACTTCAATATATACCTGAAAATGCTAGTTCtacaaataaattaattgaaatgaagTTGGATCAAACCCAGTTCAATAGAGAAGATGATGAGAAAGATGATTACAAACAAGACAACGGTGGTGATGTGGATGATTATGGTAGCAACAATAAGGTCGATAAAGGTGAAAACAAAGTAACAAGTATTGGGCAGTATGACAGGAACACAATGACCACTGCCACAGTACTTGGATTACAATCATCAAATGTACAAAATGCACCTGAATTACAATCAAATGAACAAACTAAACCCTCTGTAGCGCCTGGATATCAAACAATTGTACAAACCGCACCTGATACAGCACCCGGATATCAAtctaatttacaaaatgaacCTGCTAAAGCACCTGGATTTCAATTCAGTTTACAAAATGAATCTACTACAGCACCTGCATTGCAGtcaaatgtacaaaatgaatCTGCCATAGCCCCTGGATTACAATCTAATGTACAAAATGGACTACAGCTAAAACCTGAATCAGTTAGCAACTATACAAAGACAAATACTATTCAAATGCAACTTGGACCAGGCGACTATGTTAAGCCAGGTGTTTCCGAGTACAAAAATCCCGCAACAAGATCTGGATATATGGTAGACAGTAATGTTCCCTCATACAATGTTGGACTGAATAACAAGCCTGTACTAAGTCAACAGAATCCTGAAATGAATAAAGGTGTTGCATATGGTAGTGTTCTCTCAGATACAAATGTACAGCTTCCAAATATTAACGCTCAAAATGGTATAATTGGAGACAGATATAGACTTTCACAAACTTACCAGAACAAATATGATACATTAGAAAAGAATGTTGCGCAACCATTATTAGACAATGGCGTAAACAGAGCACTTCAAGAGCAGAGAGGTACCACTGCAACTCCATACACATTGTCTCAATTGCTTGAAAGGCGAATGAGTCTGCATAAAGTTCTTAAGGACATGCAGGATATTGTTGATTATGGAAGACCTGCAACTGATGAAGAGAATAAGAAACCCTGGAACGTTGATGAAAATAGGAATCATTTCTACGACGTCAATGATAAGAAAGACTTGTTTGCAAATTTAGAAATGCAGATAAATATCGAAGCAGAGCCAGTTACTGGAACTAAACCCATGAGACCACCGTTCAAATCCAGAATAGAATATCCTGATTATTTAACACCTATAAACTGGGCGACAAGTTTCGAAAATGTTAAGACCCCGATATTTGAATGTGTGcctatgaaaacaataaaatcgtATATCAGAATATGTATTCACCCACCAGCAGTACAGTCTGAAGTGTCAAGTAGACTGAAATCGGCAGCTTCCTGGGAATATAATGCCTTGATGGACGTACAGAAAGCGCTTTTAGAACATAGAGACTCTATACTAATTGATATTGGTGCGTCGTTTGGTGTTTTCAGTTTAGCTGCAGCTGCTTTAAATCGCAATGTCATTGCTGTGGAACCTTTCCCGTCGCATATACAGGTATTTAAGcaatcagtgtctttaaacacATTCCGGGAGCATATCACTCTCTTCCAGGCTGTCGTTTCGGACCGACGTGGGAAGGTTCTTATAAAACCTTTAGGAGATCACGTGAACAATGTTTACATACAGACTGTTGAAGATAATGAACAAGCAACGAATTATACGTTAGTGGTAAACAGTGTCACTTTAGATGATATTGAAAAGGTATGTCCATCTAGAATTGCTGTTCTCAAAATTGACGTGCCTGGTTTCATGAAGAAAGCTCTAGAATATTCGCATTTTTTCTTCAAGTATATCCATGTAACCCACGTGTTTATGCACTGGGATACTCAAGATAAAGAACTTTGTCTGTTTATTGTGAGGTATTTCGTCGAAAGAGGTTACCTACCGTATGGTGACCTCAACGGTAACAATCATTTAGAACTTAAAGATGCATATACCTGGACAAACGATATTGTGATTTGGAAACTTTGA